A window of the Henckelia pumila isolate YLH828 chromosome 3, ASM3356847v2, whole genome shotgun sequence genome harbors these coding sequences:
- the LOC140892158 gene encoding purine-uracil permease NCS1: MVSRFVSLHLHPHGHSFLFPTTKTNFPIKKFPNKTEIHLQPNTSAKRIVFFPPRAKESDESQLNPIILGEFEPDPTLTNDDLNPTTSNQRNLSGLEMASLWVGLVVGVPTYYLAGSLVDLGMAWWQGIATVVAANFILLIPLILTGNPGARYGISFPVLARSSFGIRGAHIPTLLRALVGCGWYGIESWIGGEAIFILLPRFAKESSFARPLSWLGTSPLEFACFIVFWVAQLGIVWNGIDAIRELEKYSAPILMFLTCCLLVWSYTNAGGFSHMLSLSSRLTNLEFWSLFFPSLTANISFWATLALNIPDFTRYAKSESDQIIGQIGLPVFMGAFTFVGLAVTSSTKVIFGSVISNPIRLLEQIGGGFFSKILAIFGISLATITTNIAANVVAPANALVNLSPSTFTFRRGAILTALLGIAFQPWRLLQSSESFVYTWLVGYSALLGPIGGIILVDYYLIRGSRLSLSDLYTLNPEGMYYYSGGYNLAALWALILGILPVIPGFLLKVGILSSGPHIFDVIYNNAWFFSFFSAGVIYWILSFLRGKRMSDQQMDPMLPNTP; this comes from the coding sequence ATGGTGTCCAGATTCGTTAGTCTCCATCTCCATCCCCACGGCCATTCATTTCTCTTCCCCACCACCAAAACCAATTTCCCAATCAAAAAATTCCCCAACAAAACTGAAATCCATCTCCAACCAAATACTTCTGCAAAAAGAATCGTTTTTTTCCCTCCCAGGGCTAAGGAAAGCGATGAATCCCAGTTAAATCCCATCATTCTTGGTGAATTTGAACCTGATCCCACGTTAACAAATGATGATCTCAATCCGACAACGTCGAATCAGCGGAATTTATCCGGTCTCGAAATGGCTAGCTTGTGGGTCGGCCTTGTGGTGGGAGTGCCCACATATTACTTAGCTGGAAGCTTGGTTGATCTTGGAATGGCTTGGTGGCAAGGGATTGCTACTGTTGTTGCTGCAAATTTTATCCTGTTAATCCCTTTAATCCTGACAGGAAATCCCGGGGCTCGGTATGGGATTTCGTTCCCTGTTTTGGCTAGGTCCAGTTTTGGTATCCGGGGTGCGCATATTCCCACTCTTCTCAGAGCTCTTGTTGGCTGTGGTTGGTATGGGATTGAATCTTGGATTGGGGGTGAAGCGATTTTCATTCTTTTGCCAAGATTTGCCAAAGAATCGTCTTTTGCGAGACCTTTATCTTGGCTCGGAACTTCCCCTCTTGAATTTGCTtgttttattgtattttgggtgGCTCAATTGGGGATTGTTTGGAATGGCATTGATGCGATTAGGGAGCTTGAGAAATACTCTGCCCCGATTCTTATGTTTCTAACTTGTTGTCTTCTTGTATGGTCTTATACAAATGCTGGTGGATTCAGCCATATGTTATCCTTATCCTCGAGGCTCACAAATCTTGAATTTTGGTCACTTTTCTTCCCTTCTTTGACTGCAAACATCAGTTTCTGGGCTACTCTTGCACTGAACATCCCGGATTTCACTCGATACGCCAAGAGCGAATCGGATCAGATCATAGGCCAAATCGGGCTCCCTGTTTTCATGGGTGCATTCACATTTGTAGGCCTGGCGGTAACATCATCAACAAAAGTGATATTCGGGAGTGTGATATCTAATCCTATCCGACTTTTAGAACAAATTGGCGGTGGATTCTTTTCGAAAATCCTAGCCATTTTTGGCATAAGCCTTGCCACCATTACTACCAACATTGCTGCTAATGTTGTTGCTCCTGCCAATGCCCTGGTCAATCTAAGCCCTTCGACGTTCACTTTTCGACGAGGGGCGATCCTCACCGCGCTTCTTGGGATTGCTTTTCAGCCGTGGCGTCTGCTCCAGTCCAGCGAAAGCTTCGTCTATACGTGGCTAGTCGGGTATTCTGCACTGTTGGGACCTATTGGAGGGATAATCTTGGTAGATTACTATCTGATTCGAGGTTCGAGATTGAGTTTGAGTGATTTGTACACGTTGAATCCTGAAGGGATGTATTATTACTCTGGTGGCTACAATTTGGCAGCATTGTGGGCACTGATCCTAGGAATCTTGCCTGTGATTCCTGGTTTCTTGCTTAAAGTTGGGATCTTGAGTTCGGGTCCGCATATTTTCGACGTGATTTATAACAATGCTTGGTTCTTCAGCTTCTTTTCTGCTGGGGTTATATATTGGATTCTTTCATTCTTGAGAGGGAAAAGGATGAGTGATCAGCAAATGGATCCCATGCTGCCCAATACACCTTAG